The Ziziphus jujuba cultivar Dongzao chromosome 1, ASM3175591v1 genome segment ACACCAGAGCACCTTTCCAATCTGTCAAAGCTGCTGTTAGTTTATTTGGAGAAGTAGCTGTTAGTAGAGGCAAACCCACCGTCAAAAAATCTAAACTTTCTTCTGAGGTttgtttgtatttattatatatatttttccctatCAAATCCTACAATTTGGTGTTCAAGGAATCCCAAGTCCCTAGAATATTATGGATTGTTATTATGTGCTGTAACATTACCAAAACCAGATACATTTTGTTATTGCTTTTCTTTTATCACATAATACCAAGAGGATGTATTTTCATAACacaaattggattaattagtcCATAATAAGGATTTAGTTCTCTTGtgggattttttatttatttttaattaaatattctgattttttttttttttgaaatttgctATAGAATGTACTGGACAAGGAGACGCAGTTTATCTTGGTCCAGAAGGAAATAAACAAGCTTAAACAAAAACTAGAGAGTGCTGAAACAACAAAATCCAAAGCACTCACTGAGCTTGAAAAGGCAAAGAGAACATTGCAAGATTTAACAACCAAGCTTGAAAACGTAAGCCAATCCAAACAATCAGCAATTGCAGATGCAGAAGCTGTCAAAAACCGAGCCAAGAAACTCGAAGTCCAGAAATCCCAAAAGGCCATTGGATTTGAAGCTTGGAAAATGGAACTTGAACATGCAAGGAAAGAATACACCTCCACTGTTTTCCAACTTGATGCATCAAAGCAAGAGCTCACCAAAATCCGCCAGGATTTCGATGCAGCTTTGGAAGCCAAACTCGCCGCTTTCCAACAGGCTGCAGAAGCTCAGCGTTCGGCGAAAATGCATTCAGAGAAAGCTTCCGAGCTTTCGAAGCAAATTGCTGCAATGCAAGCTTCTATCGAGCAGTTAAAGCTCGCTGCTCTTCAATCCCAACAAGAGCATGCCAAAATTGTGGAAGAGAAGGAAGCCAAACTAGAAACTTACAGAACAAGCAAGCAAGAAGCAGAGAACAAGTTGCAGTCTTTGAAGAAAGAAATTGAACCTGAACAAACAAGGAACATAGAGGCAGAGCTCGAAAGAGCAACTGTGGAGATCGAAGTTGCACAAGAAGAGATGAAGAAAGCTCATGCTTCGGAAATGGATAAAGTGAGAATTGTTACTGCAGAGCTCAACGAAGCAACGAAGACATTGGAAGAAGTTGCTTACGAGGAAGGCACTCTTCGAAGCCTAGTGAGTTCTCTTAACGAGGAACTAGAGGTTGCGAAGAAAGAGCAGGCTGaattgaagaagaaggaaaTGGAGGTTGAGTCCATGGCTGCAAAACTGAGTGCCGAGTTAGAGAATGTCAAGGCTGAGGCAGAGCTTAAAGCTAATGATGTTGCTGATAAGGAAAAGGAAATATCAAATGAACACAATTTAAAACACCAGCGGCTAATAGAAGAAACCAAAAGTGCGAAAAGGGAAACAGAAGAAATGAAGAACAAGATCGAAGAGTTGAAAAGAGAAGCTGAAGATTACGggaaaacagcaaaggaaacaGAGAAAAAGCGGCAGATTGCATTGGAAGAGGCTGTGGCAGCAAAAGAAGCAGAGAAAAGAGCTCTTGAAGAGATGAAGATAGTgactgaaagaaaagaaagtggtCAAGCTGCAGATTTGGAGaaaagcaacaaaataaaagtGTCACTGGAAGAGTTTCAATCTCTGAGTCAGAAAGTTGCAGAATCAGAAAATGTGGCAGGGAAAGCAGAAGCAGATGCAATGGTGCAGATAAAAGCAATCaatgaaaggaaaaacaaaaccgATAAGAAATTGGAAGCTAACCTGAAAGCAATAGAGGAGATCAAAGAAGCAACAGACTTGGCTGTGAAGAAAGCAGAGATGGCAGAGAATGCAAAAACAATGGTTGAAGGTGAACTTCGAAAATGGCGTACTCAAGAAGAACAGATTTCTGAGGTTGATCCCCAGATGTCctagtatttgaaaaaaaccACAAAACCTGCCAGATTTTTTATCAGGTGGGGTGTCTAAGAATTTGATCATAATGGCCTGCCTTTTGCTAAAAATCCTTTGGCATTTTGCGTTTGATAatggaaacaaagaaaagaaaaaaaaaattgattctgtAAGATGTATAGTTGATCTCCTCATTTGCTGACCAAGGATTATATGTATTTGCAGGTTTTGTGCCTTCAAGAGAACATATGAGAAAATGTGTGACTCAATTGCTTTaaaaaagtagttttttttctttttttgccttGAATGCCTTTTTCAGGGTCTAAGTTAGCATGCAACTTCCATTTGTAGCCATAACGCAGTGAAAGATGAAAGAAAATGCAGAAAAGGATTTAATACAATTAGCAATGTAGCAGAAATACCAAACGAGACATGGGATTAAGCTTTCTCATCTATCCTCTTATGCAGCCAAAGAAatatgaagaaagaaaaaaacaagggCTTGCCATTCAATGTAGAATTTGTTAATTTTCCAATTACCAGATAGCCGAAGAAAACAAAGACATAATCATTTGCGcgccacacccccccccccccccccccccacatcattttgtattttggaccccgccccccccccccatcattttgtatttttaccCTCCAACTTTTATATACATCCTAGTAtaggaatttgaaaattttaaccaTACGCACAACAtgagtataaaataaaatacatgaaTAAATTTGTAAACAAAATTGAATGAGGTTTGTATTactgttttttggtaaataatgagGTTGGTATTGCAATCTTATTGCATTTATCAGTCAAATTGAATATGCGAACtaaaatgacaaaatatttgACGGAGTCTGAAGGGCAAAAGTGCACCAACTATTTAATCTATCACATAAAGAGCCTTTAGGAACTTGAACGCATGAAATTGATGAAGAGGAAAACAAGTTGATCTGtgcaatttatatatttaacttaGAAATTATGCAAAGAAAGATGATACTTTACTTATGCTGCATCACCACTACACATAATATACCGGAAGAGCTTCATCCAGACAATATGTCAAGTTACATACACCGTATTAGCCTTTTCCACGTGGAATTATACGTAGAGAGATATTATGAGCTACTAGCAATACAACCGTCGATAAATTGTATAACTGCAATTCTAGAACCAGTTAAAACCACAAATTCCATTTTCAGGAGCTCAAAAGGGAGAGATCAAGAATCATGGGAGAAAAATCATCGGTGCAAGACAGTGCGAGCTTTAAGCTCTCTTCCTGCTCTCAAGCACCATTGATTCTGAGGCCGTTGAGTGAGTCAGATAATCtctttccattttcaaatttgttaaaCTCGGATTCTATGGTTTTCGCAATCTCAGTTCTGTCTGCAGGTGGCTCAGGAACATCCACGTGAAAAGACCCCTGCTTGATCAGTTCATCGGGTTCATTGGTCAATGATTGCTGCATGATGTGGTTGTAGAGTTCTTGGTGGAAGGGGTGATCCAAGGAAAAGCAATTTTCATTTCTGTTGTCCGAATTTCGCGATGATCCAGAGCCTTCTCTTTTACAAAAATGTGGGAGAGATGCATAATCCATTATCTATATGAAAATTTAgtcccaacaaaaaaataattggtcATTTTGtaggaagaaattaaaattgaccAAGTAAGATACCAGCTCAAAAAATTTTCACCCTTGTCTTTCACAGGAAATTAAGGAAAACACGGAAGAAGAGGattaaaaagaaggaaaaaggaaagcCTTACCTTTAACAACTCATCCCTCCCGCAACCTTGCAACACTTGTACTTTTTTCCTTGTCCTCTCCTGCAAAAGAGGCTTGACAACCTGCTTACAGGCAGAACTATCTTTAGGAGAAACATAATACTTTCTCAAGAGCTACATAAGTGCTCACCTTGTAAGTGCACTAAAAAAGTAGCCAGTATTAAATAGCATACCAAATGAAAAAATCACAACGAACAATAATGAGGGCTTACCTTCCAACAAGCTGAAAATATATACGGGACATTTACAATGTAGTATGTATTTGTTTTCTCGGGGTAGTTCAGGTCATCAATGGTTGATATGATTGTCAATAACTGCATGAACACGCGAACATAATAAGACAATGTTATGAGGACTAACAAGGTTTTACATTCTAAaacttggaaaaaccataacccTATCTGTTGTCCTCAAGATAGATAGTCTTAGGCTCTTTAGATTCTGGAACTTTTCAATAAGGTGATACTTACTATTAATTATAAGATCACATCAAtacatttttggccaaaagtGAAAAATGCAAGGAATCTAGTAATCAATAGATGGTCTCATTcttttcatataatattatatagcgAGAGATTGTCTTAAACTCTCTGCTCTGGAGTGTCAACGGTTAGAAAACACTCcaatatttcttgatttttactactatatattttaattgagtAAACTTTGGCTCTTTAATAATAGAGATCAAAACCCAAGTGAACATGAGATGCATAAATTAACTGAAAACACAAAGCTAAAAAAATAgacaaacaaagagaaaaatctATTGTCTGTCGTAAATCATACCTTAATCTGGTTTAGTGCTGAAAGCTTCAAACCAGTCATATCTAAAACTTTCACACATGTGGTAATAGGTCGCCCATACTTTTTGGATGCAGAAGGCTGGAACAAGTTATACATGTTAAAACAATGCTTCAAAAAATGTTAAAGAGACCAAATTAGCGTACTCACCAAAATTACACGGTCCCGATATTCATTGATTTGAATGTGCGACTGCACATAGTAATGGACCTGCAGGGCAAAAAGGTATAAAATCCTTAAACACAAAGTTTGCAGAGAGTGGCACAAGTTGCTACTCAAATTCTAGTTTGTCTCGATCAACACAACCAGAGTCTTTAATCATAATACTTACAGATGCTTTGTCAAATGTACTGAGCCCCACACCAATAGCAAAGACAGGCAATCCCTGGAGAGGAAAGAGTTTTATGAGTATAAAcaaagttattaaaatatttttcatggattcaatatacAGTTGCTTTGGTGCCACCCCATGATGGAAGATATTGCAGGTGTGAGCAAAACAGAGAGCTTAGATGCTATTAATAAGATCAAATTTAATAAAGAAAGAGCACCTCTCTCGAGTAACCTGAAACTCCTATGAGCTGTGAATCACGCACGGCCCTATATAAATCAGTTGGAACTATGGGTTTCTGCATAAAGAAATTCCACGTTAGAAATAACTTCAAGGAATTTATAAGATTGTGGTTTAGCAAGAAAGTAGGAAACCAAGCATATCGATTGAGGTATTGGTCCCTTTATACTAGAATATTACATCATATGCATACTTAATGTTCATGGAAACCAAACATATGTTCTAGCACATCAGCAGTCATGGCCAGGTCAAATCAGAAGATGATTTTCATCAAACCTTCATAAAGGAGTTAAGGAAATGCAAGACAAAGAAATTTGTTAGCGGTCGCCCAATCAAGAAGCGAATTCTACTtcattaaaatacaattaggaTTAGcagaatatttataatttccaaGGTCCAGAAGTGAAAATGAACAGCATGTCTCAAAACACAATGATCCACCTTTGCCACTGTCAATATTCatttaatagataataattTGATGTCATATTGAAATCAGATAACTGGTTTAGCCATTTAATTCATGAATTTTAGGCACAAAAAGCAGAACTCACAATTCCTATGCATGCTGCAAGGTTTCATATATCATATAAGACATTATCCATCAAACTGACATTTCATAACACCTTCATTATAATTACTTCTCTTGGAAAAAGATCAGGTAAATCATAAACTGAATACCAGAGTAGAAGATAAACTTACCGCTAATATGTTGTCAATCTCATTTTGAACCCTCCAATTTAAGCAATCCACCAACTGGAATATTATACAGGTGTCATTTCATCAAACTAAAAAgggaaataagaaaacaatagattttccttaaatacaatttttgacAATGTACAAATAGCTTCAACTAAAAGAGTCGCATCTAACCATTCTATGGGCCTTGTTAACATTCCACTCTCTTGCTTTCAGAAAACGCATCAAAGTTTCAACTAGATATCCTTGGTGAACATTCTGCAAACCAAGAACCATTCATGAGAAATCAAAATAccattgaaaattttaacatcaaatcaagctttttttttttttttacttttgcgTAAACTATGATTGGAAAGAAGAACATGCTTTCCATCCTCCCAGACCCTTGGGCATGCTATTCATGGAAATGATCCAATCAAACAGATATCAAACATAAAATTCAGCAATTAAATGAACCAAAGTAGAGGTagctattataatattaatttcatttatctTCGACTTCCAAAACTGCCTCACATCCCACAGCTATTTAAAGGTACAACTTTAAACCTAGACCTTTTTGGTTAAGGGATAAAGAAATCCTTAAACACCATAACCACACAAAATTTCCATGCCACCAGCAGGTGAAGTTGCTTTTAaaacaaagataaacaaaaacaaaaactttgtgCGCATCTCCTCTCGATTCTACCATCCTTGATTGCACTCAAAATATGGAAGTGcttagttaattttttattgtatgaTGGATTAGAAACATACAAAAGCATGTGCACCCATTTAACATATGATGCTCTAAAAACAGATCAATTTCTCAGCTAGTGCAGGGAAACAAGCATATTGCAAGATCAGCTTGTTAAGGCATTAGaaaaatcctccatctatccAATATCAACAAGGACTACTTCAGTTTTTCTTAACACAACTCTGATGTTGGATTGAACTTCATGAGGCAAGTCAGATCACAACCAGAAGACCACAATGCAAAGGATTCGAACCAATTACACAGATCAACATCAAACACTCACTGTCGATTTAGAACCCATTGATGCACATCATTTGCAGTAAACATTTTGTCAAATAGCACCTCCAAATTCAAGAAAAACACAACAAACCCACAAAAATTCATAGCAGACAAATTTCCCGGAAACATAGTCAGCGCTGGTAAATCCAAAGAGTAGACGGCTAAGCTTGGATAAAAGCACCGATTTTTTGCACATTctccaaaaaaatgaaacatatactaaaaaaaggaaaaaataaaaaaaaaatactataattgTGTGGACAAGCTGCAAATAAGATCGGAcagtgaaaaaattaaaaataaaataaaataattaaaattaaaaaaaaaaaaaaaaaaaaaaaaaaaaaaagaggcaggAAATCAAAGTGAAAGAGAAAATGGGTACCTGAAACGTTATCTTCAAAGGCTCCTCCACTGCCATTTGCgatttatattaaaaagaaaaaggcaaagcTAAGTAAGAAAcaatttagataaaaataaaataaataaaaaaccagtaagtaacaaaaagaagaagaataaaggcCAAAagggcaaagaaaaaaaaatgttgagctGGAGCTTGGAGGGATGTCTATGGCTGACTAACCTTCCTTCATTCGAGCTTCCAACTCCTTGATCGCATCCTGAGACACCACTCCCATTTCTTCTGTCTTCCTCTCCAAACTTCCCacccccaaaaaattaaaaaaattaaaaataaataaattgggaaTTGAAGAGGTTAGCAGAGCAAGAATCTAAAGTTGGACTTGCTatttagtttgttttttttttttataataaaattgttagatttagagagaagaagaagaagaagaagaagaagaaagagagactttgagatgtgtaatattaCAGAGCGAGAAATTGAAAGGCTTGCttatgagagagaaagagtaagAGAGGTCAAGATTCAATAAAGGTTACCCCACGGAAGAACCTACAACGCACCAACACTTACTTTTTTCACTTACCCCtcacctttctttttttcttttcttttcttttttttttttttctctttttggaatttctttctaataatattaaatagaaaatgttaatttcattttggaaaatcaataaaaattgtAGAGtcaaatattttagtatttttctaatttattaaagtacaaaaatatttttaaaaatgtataaaaaaaatgacattttttCCGTACCAATAATTGTGAATTTTCCTTTGCTTATTGGTGAAATAAATAGTCTTTTACATTTACTTTCTTAAATGTTTTTTTGCAGACACGTTTTGATCATGTTTAACAAGTTGACTTAGGACATTCGGTGGAAAAAAGGTagcaaaaaaacagaaaaaaaaaaaaaaaaaaaaaggacagtcggtggaaaataaaaataatattaactcGTTTTGTGTTTTATAGTGATTTATGTGGATGAATTTtaccataattatatatatatacatacggaTTCTAGTTGGACATGAAATCCCATTTCACAAATCTATGTCAAAATCTTATAATTAtggagaaaatttaaaattggtgccaaagaaaaaattaaactaaataattatGTGGatgaaattttacaatttttataatctAGAAGATCATGCAAACACAacttacatataattttttttattattaattacaacaattTTCTCTCCCGCAATGCCATGCACGATCTTGTGGATGTGAGCAGCAATTGAAGGTTTTAATCATATCATTTTTTATCTCtatcatattatttgttttatttattttaaatttttattgccATGATATAAGATACggcatattcttcttcttttttttttaaaaaaaaatatggaatattcattattattcaatattttttattccatatttttcattgaaagatCAAGCATACTTCTGATTTACGTTTGTAGACCTACATGTGCAACAATAGTGAAGTGGGTGCATCAACAatgataacatttttttttttaattatatcctaccaaaaaataaaagattaattatcgaaaagaacaaaataaaagaaattttttaatttttctttctttctttttttggcttctTTGCTTTTTATAGGTGTGATTTATTGGCAGATGCTGCTTCGTGGTCACCACCGAAAATTTGGACTGTCTGCTTGATGGTCCCCACATTTTTAGATCTGTTTACAGCCATTAGATTTCAACATTTTGTTAatattatgtaatatatatttatttatatatatatatatatatattttattttttttttgaaaaataggtatatatttatttatttatttatattgcgAGGAACAAAATTGCTCCCGCCTTCCACAGAGAATCTAGACCACACGCCACGTGGAGAGGGGAAAGCTATGCTTTTAGgagctaaattttatttattttgagagc includes the following:
- the LOC125424112 gene encoding WEB family protein At1g12150, yielding MANIRVKEYERSSSSSSPRAEVGEIDTRAPFQSVKAAVSLFGEVAVSRGKPTVKKSKLSSENVLDKETQFILVQKEINKLKQKLESAETTKSKALTELEKAKRTLQDLTTKLENVSQSKQSAIADAEAVKNRAKKLEVQKSQKAIGFEAWKMELEHARKEYTSTVFQLDASKQELTKIRQDFDAALEAKLAAFQQAAEAQRSAKMHSEKASELSKQIAAMQASIEQLKLAALQSQQEHAKIVEEKEAKLETYRTSKQEAENKLQSLKKEIEPEQTRNIEAELERATVEIEVAQEEMKKAHASEMDKVRIVTAELNEATKTLEEVAYEEGTLRSLVSSLNEELEVAKKEQAELKKKEMEVESMAAKLSAELENVKAEAELKANDVADKEKEISNEHNLKHQRLIEETKSAKRETEEMKNKIEELKREAEDYGKTAKETEKKRQIALEEAVAAKEAEKRALEEMKIVTERKESGQAADLEKSNKIKVSLEEFQSLSQKVAESENVAGKAEADAMVQIKAINERKNKTDKKLEANLKAIEEIKEATDLAVKKAEMAENAKTMVEGELRKWRTQEEQISEVDPQMS
- the LOC107408859 gene encoding SEC14 cytosolic factor, with amino-acid sequence MGVVSQDAIKELEARMKEVEEPLKITFQNVHQGYLVETLMRFLKAREWNVNKAHRMLVDCLNWRVQNEIDNILAKPIVPTDLYRAVRDSQLIGVSGYSREGLPVFAIGVGLSTFDKASVHYYVQSHIQINEYRDRVILPSASKKYGRPITTCVKVLDMTGLKLSALNQIKLLTIISTIDDLNYPEKTNTYYIVNVPYIFSACWKVVKPLLQERTRKKVQVLQGCGRDELLKIMDYASLPHFCKREGSGSSRNSDNRNENCFSLDHPFHQELYNHIMQQSLTNEPDELIKQGSFHVDVPEPPADRTEIAKTIESEFNKFENGKRLSDSLNGLRINGA